A single region of the Cronobacter condimenti 1330 genome encodes:
- a CDS encoding CBM96 family carbohydrate-binding protein, translated as MKSTTLLRAFIPVLTGLCALPAWAGPQADVVCAYHHTAGDDAIMMYGMPNHAMLHDFFGNTHTDAYSAYERLRNLPETTCNNKADSSAWWAPTMKLPDGQIVQPAYQKTYYQSTNVDKYPLTPFPPGLELLAGDHHGSAPNRRITFLCGNGKGYTNTAGEVCGLRQKGDAVQFNIGIQFPNCWDGINLKPVRGRMNATYSSDEGACPATFPVKIPTVNMNVAWVLPQITTLDTAKIALSMDPVMDGETRTEKWGSIYTAHGDFMNGWPVESAQFMTQECMNNNMDCGTNIPFSYTKASADTWVSSAEPQRNFGDEPLLQVQDDWRNGGRTANTEMMSLVKFAIPPLPAGYSEADAALFKYKIRIYGGKNAQGADQIFFYPTDTKWDEHQVNWNNRPACNYKSDGVLYLDKERIYRYVDVDKAVRAALAAGKTEIAWYIGGDRQGNNYSFSPAGTKENLLLMLVGFKTTPEI; from the coding sequence ATGAAATCGACGACACTGTTACGCGCGTTTATCCCTGTTTTGACTGGCCTGTGCGCCCTTCCCGCCTGGGCAGGGCCCCAGGCGGACGTGGTGTGCGCTTATCACCATACCGCTGGTGATGACGCCATCATGATGTACGGCATGCCGAACCATGCCATGCTCCATGACTTTTTCGGCAACACCCATACCGACGCCTATTCCGCCTACGAGCGGCTGCGAAACCTGCCTGAAACCACCTGCAATAATAAAGCGGACAGCTCCGCCTGGTGGGCGCCCACCATGAAGCTGCCCGATGGACAAATCGTGCAGCCCGCTTATCAGAAAACCTACTATCAAAGCACGAACGTTGATAAGTACCCACTCACGCCCTTCCCTCCCGGGCTGGAACTGCTGGCAGGCGATCACCACGGCAGCGCACCCAACCGACGCATCACATTTCTGTGCGGCAATGGCAAAGGCTATACCAACACAGCGGGCGAAGTTTGCGGCCTGCGCCAGAAAGGCGATGCGGTGCAATTTAACATCGGCATTCAGTTTCCCAACTGCTGGGATGGCATAAACCTCAAACCGGTACGTGGGCGGATGAACGCCACTTATTCCAGCGACGAAGGCGCCTGTCCGGCGACATTCCCGGTGAAAATCCCGACAGTTAACATGAACGTCGCCTGGGTATTGCCGCAAATCACCACGCTGGATACCGCAAAAATCGCGCTATCGATGGATCCTGTTATGGATGGCGAAACGCGCACTGAAAAATGGGGCAGCATTTACACTGCGCACGGCGATTTCATGAATGGCTGGCCTGTGGAATCGGCGCAATTTATGACGCAGGAGTGTATGAACAACAACATGGACTGCGGCACCAATATTCCGTTCAGTTACACAAAGGCCAGCGCAGATACATGGGTCAGCAGCGCCGAGCCGCAGCGCAATTTTGGCGATGAACCCCTGTTGCAGGTGCAGGATGACTGGCGCAACGGCGGGCGTACCGCCAATACAGAAATGATGTCGCTGGTGAAATTTGCGATTCCGCCCCTTCCGGCGGGCTACTCCGAAGCCGATGCGGCGCTGTTTAAATATAAAATCCGCATTTATGGCGGAAAAAACGCGCAAGGCGCCGATCAGATTTTCTTTTACCCGACCGATACAAAGTGGGACGAACACCAGGTGAACTGGAATAATCGCCCGGCATGTAATTACAAATCCGATGGCGTACTCTATCTCGATAAAGAGAGGATCTATCGCTACGTTGATGTGGATAAAGCCGTACGGGCCGCGCTGGCAGCCGGTAAAACGGAAATCGCGTGGTATATCGGCGGCGACCGTCAGGGCAATAATTACAGCTTTAGCCCGGCGGGAACGAAAGAAAATCTGTTGCTGATGCTGGTAGGTTTCAAAACCACACCCGAAATCTGA
- a CDS encoding hemolysin family protein translates to MLNSILLILCLIGVSSFFSLSEISLAASRKIKLKLLADEGNINAQRVLKMQENPGMFFTVVQIGLNAVAILGGIVGDAAFSPAFYSLLVRFVSPEIAEQVSFIISFTVVTSLFILFADLTPKRIGMIAPEAVALRIINPMRFCLFIFRPLVWFFNGMANVIFRIFKLPMVRKDDITSDDIYAVVEAGALAGVLRKQEHELIENVFELESRTVPSSMTSRENIVWFDLHEDEHSLKQKIADHPHSKFLVCNQDIDHIVGYVDSKELLNRVLGNQSLALNSGVQIRNTLIVPDTLTLSEALESFKTAGEDFAVIMNEYALVVGLITLNDVMTTLMGDLVGQGLEEQIVARDENSWLIDGGTPIDDVMRVLDIDEFPQSGNYETIGGFMMFMLRKIPKRTDSVKFSGYKFEVVDIDNYRIDQLLVTRIDNKPGVLTPKLPDEQNAA, encoded by the coding sequence ATGTTAAACAGTATTTTACTGATACTTTGTCTCATAGGCGTAAGCTCCTTTTTCTCGCTTTCCGAGATCTCGCTTGCCGCCTCCCGTAAAATCAAACTCAAGCTGCTGGCCGATGAAGGCAACATCAACGCCCAACGGGTGCTGAAAATGCAGGAAAACCCCGGTATGTTCTTTACCGTGGTGCAGATTGGCCTGAACGCCGTCGCCATTCTTGGCGGTATCGTCGGCGATGCGGCGTTTTCTCCGGCGTTCTATTCGCTACTGGTGCGGTTCGTCTCTCCTGAAATCGCCGAGCAGGTCAGTTTTATTATTTCCTTTACGGTCGTGACCAGTCTGTTCATCCTCTTTGCCGACCTGACCCCGAAACGCATCGGTATGATTGCGCCTGAAGCCGTGGCTTTGCGTATCATCAACCCGATGCGCTTCTGTCTGTTCATTTTCCGCCCGCTGGTATGGTTCTTTAACGGCATGGCGAACGTGATTTTCCGCATTTTCAAATTGCCGATGGTGCGCAAAGACGACATCACCTCTGACGATATTTACGCAGTCGTGGAAGCCGGCGCGCTCGCGGGCGTACTGCGTAAGCAAGAGCATGAACTTATTGAAAACGTGTTTGAGCTGGAGTCACGTACGGTGCCCTCTTCCATGACCTCACGTGAAAACATCGTCTGGTTCGATTTGCATGAAGATGAGCACAGCCTGAAGCAGAAAATCGCCGATCACCCGCACTCGAAATTCCTGGTGTGTAATCAGGATATCGACCACATCGTCGGTTACGTCGATTCCAAAGAACTGCTGAACCGGGTGCTGGGCAATCAGAGTCTTGCGCTCAACAGCGGTGTGCAGATCCGCAACACGCTTATCGTGCCGGACACCCTGACACTTTCCGAGGCGCTGGAAAGCTTCAAAACGGCGGGCGAAGACTTCGCCGTTATCATGAACGAATATGCGCTGGTGGTGGGCCTTATCACGTTAAACGACGTGATGACCACGCTGATGGGCGACCTGGTCGGTCAGGGGCTGGAAGAGCAGATCGTCGCACGCGACGAAAACTCCTGGCTTATCGACGGCGGCACGCCGATTGATGATGTAATGCGCGTGCTGGATATCGACGAGTTTCCGCAATCCGGCAACTACGAAACCATCGGCGGCTTTATGATGTTTATGCTGCGAAAAATCCCGAAACGTACCGATTCGGTGAAGTTCTCCGGGTATAAGTTTGAAGTGGTGGATATCGATAATTACCGCATCGATCAGCTTCTGGTGACGCGTATCGACAACAAGCCGGGCGTGCTGACCCCTAAATTGCCTGACGAGCAGAACGCCGCCTGA
- a CDS encoding DUF1107 domain-containing protein: protein MKIFQRYNPLQVAKYVKILFRGRLYIKDVGAFEFDKGKILVPKVKDKQHYSVMSEVNRQVMRLQTDLA from the coding sequence ATGAAAATTTTCCAACGTTACAACCCGCTTCAGGTGGCGAAGTACGTGAAGATCCTGTTTCGTGGACGGTTGTATATCAAGGATGTTGGCGCTTTTGAGTTTGATAAAGGCAAAATCCTCGTCCCGAAAGTGAAGGACAAACAACACTACTCCGTGATGTCCGAAGTGAACCGTCAGGTCATGCGTCTCCAGACCGATCTGGCCTGA